In Paenarthrobacter sp. GOM3, a single window of DNA contains:
- a CDS encoding MIP/aquaporin family protein yields MSLGIVFLSEVFGTMMLTLLGCGVVANVALKGTKGNNGGFLMVTWGWGIAVFAGVFVAAKSGAHLNPAVTLGLLVKGSDEYAKDVAVTFASTLTYFGGELLGAFLGAVVCWLAYKQHFDDEPLAANKLGTFSTGPAIRSTPWNLITEIIGTFVLVFVILTFGGTPSGLGPLAVALLVVGIGVSLGGPTGYAINPARDLGPRIAHAVLPIKGKGSSDWAYSWIPVVGPLVGGALAGLVALWVPDIMPALAG; encoded by the coding sequence ATGTCTCTTGGAATTGTTTTCCTTTCCGAAGTATTCGGAACCATGATGCTGACCCTGCTGGGTTGCGGCGTCGTGGCAAACGTTGCGCTCAAAGGCACCAAGGGCAACAACGGTGGATTCTTGATGGTGACGTGGGGCTGGGGTATTGCGGTCTTCGCGGGCGTTTTCGTGGCCGCTAAGTCCGGCGCGCACCTTAACCCGGCCGTCACCCTGGGCCTCTTGGTTAAAGGCAGCGACGAGTACGCGAAGGACGTAGCAGTTACCTTCGCCTCCACGCTGACGTACTTCGGCGGTGAACTGCTGGGCGCGTTCCTGGGCGCAGTAGTCTGCTGGCTCGCCTACAAGCAGCACTTCGACGATGAGCCCCTGGCAGCGAACAAGCTGGGAACCTTCTCCACCGGCCCGGCAATCCGCTCCACCCCTTGGAACCTCATCACCGAAATCATCGGCACGTTCGTCCTGGTCTTCGTCATCCTGACCTTCGGCGGCACTCCTTCCGGCCTCGGCCCGCTGGCCGTAGCACTGCTGGTTGTTGGTATCGGTGTATCCCTCGGTGGCCCCACCGGTTACGCCATCAACCCTGCACGTGACCTTGGCCCCCGCATCGCACACGCCGTCCTGCCCATCAAGGGCAAGGGTTCAAGCGACTGGGCGTACTCCTGGATTCCCGTCGTCGGACCGCTGGTCGGTGGCGCACTTGCCGGGCTCGTGGCCCTCTGGGTCCCGGACATCATGCCCGCACTGGCAGGCTAA